ACAGCATGAACGAGGGACCCCGACCTTTGCTGCTGGTGGTGGCCTGTGCCCTGATCGACCGATCCGGCAAAATCCTCCTGGCACGGCGCCCGGCGGGGAAGAAACTGGCGGGGCTGTGGGAGTTTCCGGGCGGCAAGCTGGCTCCGGGTGAAACGCCTGAAGCTGCGTTGGTCCGCGAACTCGACGAGGAATTGGGGATTGCCGTGAAGACAGCGGATGTCGCGCCCTTCGCCTTCGCCTCGCACGCTTATGAGAGTTTTCATCTGATGATGCCGCTCTATCTGTGCCGGCGCTGGGTGGGGGTGCCATCCTCGCGTGAGGGTCAGGCGCTGGCCTGGGTCGATCCCGCGCGGCTGGAGGAATATCCGATGCCGCCGGCGGACCGCCCGCTGATCCCGTTATTGCGCGATTTTCTGTGAGGATATCATGAGCGAACCCGCCAATCCGACCGCTGCGATCCTGATCATCGGCAACGAGATCCTCTCGGGGCGGACGCAGGATATCAACGTCAAATTCATCGCCGGACGTCTGGCCGCGATCGGTCACCGGCTCGAAGAGGTGCGCGTGGTGCCCGATGTGCCGGAGCGGATCATCCGCGCGGTGAACGAACTCCGCGCCGCCTACGACAATCTGTTCACCACCGGCGGCATCGGGCCGACCCATGACGATATCACGTCCGAATGCATCGCCGCCGCCTTCGGCGTGCCGTGGGAGAAACACCAACCGACCTGGGAGGCGATGGAAACGCATCTGGGTCCGGAGAATTTCAACGCGGCGCGTCAGCGCATGGCAACATTGCCGCGTGGCGCGGTGCCGATTCCGACCAGCATGACGATCGCGCCGGGGTTCTCGATCGGGAATGTCCATGTCATGGCTGGCGTGCCGCGGATCATGCAGTCGATGTTCACCGCACTCGAACCCGCGCTGGGCCGGGGCGCGCCGATCTCGATGCGGGCCGTGCACGGTATCGGTGTGAAGGAAGGCAGTATCGCGGCGGGGCTGGGGGAAATCCAGGCGCGGTTCGCAATGCTCGATCTGGGGAGCTACCCGTTCTACCGCGACTCGGGCAGTGGCGTGGCGATCGTTGCCAAGGGAACCGACGATGCCGCCCTCGATGCCGCGATTGCCGAAGCCGAATCGCTGATCGCCGGGCAGGGGATCGTGCCGATCCGTGGCGAGCCCGGGGCGGCTTAACCCCGGCCAAGGGTGAATATCCCGCCTGTTTTTCGGGCTGTTTTCCGGGCTGTTTTTCGGCTTGGCTGCTCCCCTGCACGAGCGGTTGCATAAGATCATCGCCGCCCGCCAGAAAGGCCGCAAACGGGCGCCAAAGCCCAAAGCCGCTCCGGAACCGGCAGGGAATGTGGTGAACATCATGGATGCGCTGCGCCAGAGCATGAAGGCGGAAACCTCGGAGCGCAGCCGCAAGAGGTGAACGGGTCAGCGCTTGCGGGCGCGGGGTGGTTTGTCGCCCGTGGCGGGCAAGGGGGCGGCAGGGTCGTCGAACTGGCGGATGTTGCGGTTGAGGCCTTTCCAAGCGTGTTTCTGAAAGAAATGCGGCCCGGTGATGCCGGTCGGGCAGCGCAGCAGGGCGAGCGGTCGCCCGGTAATGTACGGGGCGATGCTGGGCCATATTTCGGCATAGTAATCGGCGAGCCCTTCCTTGGTGACGCCATCATCGGGCCAATAGATTCGGTCGGGGTGGGTGAGGGTGATGGTACGGCGCTGCGGTTTCGCGGCGGCTTGATCCTGCGGCGCTTCATGGACGATTTCGCTGGCCGGCTTGTCCTCGCGCAGGCCGCGGAACGAGGCGTGGCGGAGATGACCATCGGCGGTCCAGGCGCGGAATTCGACTTCGGCGACGAGCGTGGGGCGGACATAACGGGCCTGTCTGGCATCATCGGCGGTGAGGGGGGCGGCGAAGGGTGGGTCGTCGGTCTCCAAGCGTTTGAGCGTCTTGAACAGATCGCGCGCGATCGAAGCCGAAAACCCGGTGCCGACGCGGCCGACCGGAGTGAGATCGCCGTCATGATAGACGCCGAGAATAAGCGAGCCCACCGCGCTTGCCGAGGCCGACGAGACGGTGAATCCACCGATCGAACCCGTAGAACGTGAAACGATCCGATCGGTGATCGTGCAGATCGGCCTGCAAAGCCGAGAAATCGGACGCACCGGTGCGGGTTTCGACCACGATTTCCCCGTCGATGATCGCGGTATCGACGGCGAGTGCCTTCAGGGCATCGGGTACGTTCGTGCCGAATTTATGGGTCCAGTCGAGACCCCTGCGGGTCAACCGGACAGGTCAGTTCCGCGACGCGCAGATATCGTTTGCAGCTTGCCCGTGATGCCACGCGATCCTCGCTTTCGCCCTGCTATCTTGTCAGCGCAAGGGCACGGGGCAAGGCGTGGGGGCGATCCGGCCATGCCGGTTAAATCGGGGCTTGGCGTGGTCGGGGCGCGGCTCGATATGAGACGGGGACAACGAACGGAGGCCTTCATGATCCCTATGGTCGATCTGCCGGACGGCACGGCAATTTCCGCCCTCGGCCAGGGCACGTGGAATATCGGCGACGATCCGGCCAGGGCGGCTGACGAGGTGGCGACGCTGCGGGCCGGGATCGATCTCGGACTTTCGCTGATCGACACCGCCGAAATGTACGGCGAGGGAAAATCGGAACGCCTTGTTGCCCGGGCGATCGAGGAGCAGCGCGACCGGGTGTTTCTGGTCAGCAAGGTCTACCCGCACAATGCCTCGGCGACCGGGGTGGCGAAATCATGCGCGGCGAGCTTTGAGCGGCTCGGCACCGATCATATCGACCTTTATTTGCTGCACTGGCGGGGCCAGCACCCGCTGGCGGAGACCGTTGAGGCGTTCGAGCGCCTGCGGGAGGCGGGCAAGATCCGCTACTGGGGGGTCTCGAATTTCGATACCGATGACATGACGGAACTCGCCGACCTGCAGTCGGGACGCCATTGCGCCACCGATCAGGTGCTCTATCACCCCGATGAACGCGGCATCGAGTTCGATCTGCTGCCCTGGTGCAGCGCGCATGCGATGCCGGTGATGGCCTACTCGCCGCTCGGGCAGGCCGGGCGGCTGCTTCGTTCGGCGGCGCTGCGCAAGGTGGGGCAGCGGCACGGAGCGACGCCCGGCCAGATTGCGCTGGCGTGGTCCCTGCGATCGGGCAAGATCATCGCGATCCCGAAGGCTTCGAGCGTCGCGCATGTTCGCGAGAACGCGGCGGCGGCGGCGATCGAACTGACCGCGCAGGACCTTGCCGAAATCGATGCGGCGCATCCCCCGCCGCACGCGCGGGAGCGGCTGGCGATGCTGTAGGCCGATGCTTTGACCGGGATCGCCCTCGCGTAAACTTGATCGCGCGGTTCGGGCCGGGGGGCAGCGAGCGGCGCATCGATGGTCTATCCACCCCGGCACATCCGTGACCGACCGTCGAAGGAGATCCTCACGCATGAGTTCGACCGCTGCCGCCTTGCGCCCCGTGTACCGCCGCCCGATGCTGACCAAGGTGCCCGAGATCACGTTGATGTTCTGGGTCATCAAGATCCTCAGCACCGCGATGGGGGAGGCGACGTCGGATTTTCTGGTGTTTCACGTCAACCCGTATCTCGCGGTGATCTCCGGCTTTGTGGGATTTGCCGCAGCATTGATCCTGCAACTCGCGGTGCGGCGCTACATTGCGCCGGTCTACTGGCTGGTCGTGGTGATGATCAGTATATTCGGCACGATGATTGCCGATGTCATCCACATCGTGCTCGGCGTGCCCTATGCCTTGACCACCCTTGGTTTCGGCGGAACGCTCGCGATCGTGCTGATCCTGTGGCACCGGGTGGAATCGAGCCTTTCGATCCACACGATCTGCACGACGCGGCGTGAATTGTTCTACTGGGCCACGGTGGTCGCGACCTTCGCCCTCGGCACGGCTGCGGGAGATTTCACTGCCTCCAGCCTCGGCCTCGGCTATGAGATGTCGGCGGTGCTGTTCACCATCGTGTTCCTGATCCCGGTGATCGGTTACCGCTGGTTCGGTTGGAACGAGATTTTCGCGTTCTGGTTCGCTTATATCGCGACGCGGCCAATGGGCGCATCCTTCGCCGACTGGACCGACAAGCCGCGCGCGATCGGCGGCCTTGGTTACGGTACGCCCGCCGTGAGTCTGATCCTGACCGTTGTCATCGTCATCCTCGTCGCCGCGATCACGCGCCGGCCGGATGGAACCGGCCGGCAGCGATCGTTCACGGCATCAGAACGCGATTGATCACCTGGATCACACCGTTCGACTGTTTGACGTCATAGATGATGATGTCGGCGGTGCCGCCTTTGGCGTCGGTCACTTCGATGTTGTGCGGCCCGTTCATCTTGAAGGTGAGGTACGCGCCGTTGAGGGTTTTCAGCTTCGCGACGCCGCCATGGCCCGCGATGTCGGCCTTGAGCGTGTCGAAGGTGAAATCGCCCGGCACAACGTGATAGAGCAGGATCGAGGCGAGTTCCTTTTTGTTCGCCGGCTTCAGCAGGGTCGGCACCGTGCCCTTGGGCAGCATGTCGAACGCCTGGTTGGTCGGTGCGAACACGGTGAACGGACCCTTGCCTTCGAGCGCCTTGACCAGCCCGGCTGCCTTGACCGCGGCGACCAGCGTGGTGTTGTCCTTTGAATTCACGGCATTCTGGACGATGTTCTTGGTCGGATACATCGCGGCGCCGCCGACCATCACGGTGTCGGTCGCCATGGCGGCCAGAGCGGTGCCGCCGATCGCCAACGCGGCGACAGCGCCGATCAGCATGGTACGTAATTTCATCGTGTCTCTCCGGAAAAAAGATCGACCCAACGTCGACCACGCAGGGAATACCCGCGCGGCGGGGTTCCGGATGCAACGGTGCCGCAACGGTTTCGTGACGGTGATTCAGCTTGCGGTTATCGCTGCCATCAGAAGTCGCAGCGCATGATCCACCGTCGCTGCGCGGATCGCGGCTCGATCGCCGGGGAATACCACGCGCTCTGCGATGCCGACCGCGCCGCGCTTCGCGAGCCCGAACCACACCGTGCCCACCGGCTTGAGCGCTGAACCGCCATCCGGGCCGGCGATGCCGGTCACCGCCACCGCCAGATCGGCACCCGAATTCTGCAAAGCCCCTGCCGCCATCGCTCGCGCGACCGCCTCGCTCACCGCTCCCTCGGCTGCAATGACATCGGGATCGACCCCGAGCATCGAGGTCTTGGCCTCGTTGGCATAGGTGACGAACCCGTAGCCGAAGATCGCGGATGATCCCGCGATATCGGTGATCGCGGCGGCGATCATTCCGCCGGTGCAGCTTTCCGCGGTTGCGATGCGCAGCCCCCGCGCGGTGGCCAGCGCGACCAGCGCCTTTGCGCTCACAACCCGACTCCCGGCCAGATCTGGCGCAGCACGAGCAGAATGACGAGCACAAACACCCCCGCGATCCAGTCATCCGCCATCACGCCGAGCGCATCGTGCCGGGCATCGGCGAGGCTGATCGGCCAGGGCTTGCGGATGTCGAACAGGCGGAACAGCAGGAACGCCAGAAGCACGCCTGATCCGGTCAGGTAGGGCAGGCCGAGCAGGGCGATCATCTGGCCGGCGACCTCGTCGATCACGATCCAGCCGGGGTCTTCGGTGGCGCGCCCGGTGCGGGGGATCGCGATCAGCCCGATCACGCTGGCGATCACGATCCCGGCGGCCAGCGGCGCGTGACCATGATCGAGCAGCAGGCACCCGATCAGCAGGCCGAGCAGCGAGCCGAACGTGCCCGGCGCCCACGGCGCGAAGCCGATGCCGAGACCGGAGGATGCGACCGTGGCGAGCCGCCTCATTTTGCGAGCCAACGGCTGATCGGGTCACGCGCGGCTTTGCCTTCAAGGGCGCGATACACCACGATCCCCTCGGTGACGCGCTGGACGTAGTTGCGGGTTTCGGCAAACGGGATCAGCTCGATCCAGGTGATCATGTTGATCCCGCCGTTGCCGGCGGGCAGGCGCGGGTCGCCATTGGTCGCGATCCAGTTCTCCACGTTGCGCGGCCCGGCATTGTAGGCCGCGATCGCGAGCGGCAGGCAGTTGCCGAACCGGCTCATCAGCGTCGAGAAATAGGCCGAGCCGAGGGCGATATTCGCCGAGGGATCGCCCATCAGTCCAGCGGCGGGCAGGCCGAGACCGGATTGGGTGGCGATCATCCGCGCGGTTCCGGGCATAAGCTGCATCAGCCCTTCGGCACCGGCACCGCTCATGGCACCGGGATCGAAACTGCTTTCCTGGCGGATCAGCGAGAGGATCACGCTCGGTCCCACGCCACCCGCCGGGGGATCGAGCGGCACCAGACCAGGCGGGATCGGCCAGCCGAGGCCGACCAGCATATCCCCGGCGACGCCGGCCAGCCGGGCGATCATCACCGCGGTCGAAACCTGGCCGATGCCGTCGGCCAGCCGTGCGTCGAGGTAGCGCGCATCGAACCCCGGCGAGACTTCCGCCATCCGGAACAGGAAGGCGCGGGCCCGGCGCGGTGCGCCCATTTCGACCAGCAGCACCGCCGCTTGGGGCAGGTCGCGCTCGGCGAATCCCGCCTCCTGAGCCACGGTGACCGGCGGATTGGCGATCGCGCGGATGCGGGCGCCGAGGGCAGCCGGGGTCATGCCCATCTGCAAGGCGGCGAGCTGGCCGTAATACGTGTCCGGATAGGCGGCGGCCTTGACCAGATCCGCCGTGGCCGCTGTGCCGCTTTCGGTCTGCGCGAGCCAGTAGAACGCCCGTGCCCGGGTGATGACCGCGGTCGAATCATGGCTGAGGGCGATGAACCAGGGCCGGGCGAGGGTCGGGTCGTTCAGGAACCGCAAGGCGATGAAACCCGCCAGAAAATCGCGGCTCGCCATTTGCGGCTTGCTGACCGGACGGGCGGCGGCGACCAGCGCATAGGCGCCTTTGAAATTGTTGACCCCGAGCAGATCCCGCGCCAGCGATTGCTGCTTGCCCCAGAACAGCGCCCGCGCCAGCCCGCTTGCCTGCGTCTCCGCGATCGGGCCCAGGCTTTGCCAGAGGGCGAGCTTCGAGGCCGGATCGGGTGCCGCGTTCAGTGCCGCGAAAAACAGGATCGGTGTTGCGCGCTGCGCGTTGGTCAACTGAGCCAGCGCAACGGGATCGGGGGTGCCGGAGGCATAGGCGAGCCAGGCCGATGCCATCACCCGATCGGAGGTGTCGAGCAAGGGCAGCGTCGCCCGCGCCGCAGCGTCGTTGCCCGCGAGAGCGAGGTTCTGAAACCGCTCCCAACTGGTCTGCGGCGTCAGTTGCGGCCCGAACCGGCCGAGGAACGCGGTCGCATCGGCCGGGTTCGCATACCCTTCCACCCAGGCCCGGCGCGCGAAACGCCCGGCCTTTTCCGGCTCGACCGCATTGAACGCGGCGGCACACGCGGCATTGCCCGCCGCCGTCACCGGCATCCGCCGGGCGCATTGCTGGCGGACCGTGGCAAGGTCGGGATCGGCGGCGAGCGCCTCGCTCCACCGGCGCGCCAGCACGCCCTGCTCGGGCCAGTCCGGGTTGCGGGTCATGAAGGCGCTGATTTCGCCCTCGCTCGCTTCGCCGGGATCGAGGAGGCGAAAATAGGTCACCAGCTTGGCCAACAGCCGGTCCGGCTGCGCGGCGGCGAGGGTCTGGGCATCCGACCAGTCGTTCGACCGGACATCGTTCATAATCTGGACCAGCGCCGGATCGGGCTGCGGGGGGGCGGGGACGATCGCGGCGCGGGCGAGCGGAGCGTCGGCATTGGCCAGCGCCAGAACCATCGCGAACAATGTGGTCAGCCTCGTCATGCGCGCTCACTTAGCAGGACTGGGTCGGCACTCCCATACCTTGTCGCCGCACGTTGCGGAGAATAGGTTGCGGGCAATTGCGGAGACAAATATGTTCCACGGCTCACTGGTAGCGACCATCACCCCGATGCACGACGACGGCAGCATCGACGAGGCGGCGCTCGAACGTTTCATCGAATGGCAGATCGCCGAGGGCACCCACGGGCTCGTGCCGGTCGGCACCACCGGCGAATCGCCGACCCTCAGCCATGAGGAGCACAAGCGCGTCGTCGAACTGACCGTGCGTATCGCGGCGAAGCGGGTGCCGGTGATCGCGGGGGCCGGCTCCAACGCGACGGCGGAGGCGGTCGAACTCGCGCGTCATGCCCAGTCGGTCGGGGCCGATGGCGTGCTCGTGGTGACGCCGTATTACAACAAGCCGACCCAGGACGGGCTGATCCTGCATTACACCGCGATCGCCGATGCGATCGATATTCCGGTGATCATTTACAACATTCCCTCGCGCTCGGTGATCGACATGAGCGTGGCGACGATGGCGACGCTCGCGCAACACCGCAACATCGCAGGCGTGAAGGATGCAACCGCCAACCTCACCCGCCCTCTCCATACCACCGCCGCCTGCGGGCCCGATTTCTGCCAGCTTTCCGGCGAGGATCACACCGCACTCGCCTTTCTGGCCGCCGGGGGGCATGGCTGCATTTCGGTCAGTGCCAATATCGCCCCGCGCCTCTGCGCCGAACTGCATAACTCCTGGCAGCGCGGGGATCTGGCGGGGGCGATGGCGATTCAGGCGCGCCTGCTGCCGCTTCACGATGCGATGTTCGCCGAAACCAATCCGGCGCCCGCGAAATATGCCGCCTCCCTGCTCGGCTACGGCGCGGCGCGATGCCGCCTGCCGCTCGCACCGCTCAGCGACGCCGCGCGGGAGCGGATGCATCGGGCCATGGTTTCGGCCGGGCTGATCAACTGATGGCGGAGCCCAAGAAAAAGTCGATGCTGATTTCGCACGGCATCGCCGCGCAGAATCGCAAGGCACGCTTCAACTACACGATCCTCAGCACGATGGAGGCGGGGATCGTGCTGCGCGGGGCGGAGGTGAAATCCCTGCGCATGGGCCGTGCCACGCTGACCGAGGCATTCGCCGGGGAGCGCGACGGCGAGATGTTCCTGTTCAACATGTACATCCCGGAATATCAGGGCGGGGTGCTGTCGCGCTTCGACACCAAGGGGCCGCGCAAACTCCTGCTCAAACGCAAGGAAATCAATACGCTGATCGGCGCGGTCGCCCGCCAGGGATCGACCGTCGTGCCGCTCGACGTGCATTTCAACCCGCGCGGCATGGCCAAGGTCACGCTCGGGATCGCCGAAGGGCGCAAGCAGCATGACAAGCGGGCGGCGGTTGCGAAGCGGGATTGGGATCGGGACAAGGCGAGGTTGTTGAGGAACCGGTGAAGGAAGCAGTTCTTTTTTGTAAAAAAGAACCAAACAACTTTCATTTCTCCGGAGCTGGGGCGCACGAACGGTACGGGCCTAGGTGAGCAAGAGTTTTTTGCTTCTTTTTTGCAAAAAAGAAG
This sequence is a window from Acidiphilium acidophilum. Protein-coding genes within it:
- a CDS encoding fasciclin domain-containing protein, whose protein sequence is MKLRTMLIGAVAALAIGGTALAAMATDTVMVGGAAMYPTKNIVQNAVNSKDNTTLVAAVKAAGLVKALEGKGPFTVFAPTNQAFDMLPKGTVPTLLKPANKKELASILLYHVVPGDFTFDTLKADIAGHGGVAKLKTLNGAYLTFKMNGPHNIEVTDAKGGTADIIIYDVKQSNGVIQVINRVLMP
- a CDS encoding COG4705 family protein; its protein translation is MSSTAAALRPVYRRPMLTKVPEITLMFWVIKILSTAMGEATSDFLVFHVNPYLAVISGFVGFAAALILQLAVRRYIAPVYWLVVVMISIFGTMIADVIHIVLGVPYALTTLGFGGTLAIVLILWHRVESSLSIHTICTTRRELFYWATVVATFALGTAAGDFTASSLGLGYEMSAVLFTIVFLIPVIGYRWFGWNEIFAFWFAYIATRPMGASFADWTDKPRAIGGLGYGTPAVSLILTVVIVILVAAITRRPDGTGRQRSFTASERD
- the ligD gene encoding non-homologous end-joining DNA ligase LigD, which gives rise to MGSLILGVYHDGDLTPVGRVGTGFSASIARDLFKTLKRLETDDPPFAAPLTADDARQARYVRPTLVAEVEFRAWTADGHLRHASFRGLREDKPASEIVHEAPQDQAAAKPQRRTITLTHPDRIYWPDDGVTKEGLADYYAEIWPSIAPYITGRPLALLRCPTGITGPHFFQKHAWKGLNRNIRQFDDPAAPLPATGDKPPRARKR
- the dapA gene encoding 4-hydroxy-tetrahydrodipicolinate synthase, with product MFHGSLVATITPMHDDGSIDEAALERFIEWQIAEGTHGLVPVGTTGESPTLSHEEHKRVVELTVRIAAKRVPVIAGAGSNATAEAVELARHAQSVGADGVLVVTPYYNKPTQDGLILHYTAIADAIDIPVIIYNIPSRSVIDMSVATMATLAQHRNIAGVKDATANLTRPLHTTAACGPDFCQLSGEDHTALAFLAAGGHGCISVSANIAPRLCAELHNSWQRGDLAGAMAIQARLLPLHDAMFAETNPAPAKYAASLLGYGAARCRLPLAPLSDAARERMHRAMVSAGLIN
- a CDS encoding CinA family protein gives rise to the protein MSAKALVALATARGLRIATAESCTGGMIAAAITDIAGSSAIFGYGFVTYANEAKTSMLGVDPDVIAAEGAVSEAVARAMAAGALQNSGADLAVAVTGIAGPDGGSALKPVGTVWFGLAKRGAVGIAERVVFPGDRAAIRAATVDHALRLLMAAITAS
- a CDS encoding aldo/keto reductase, which codes for MIPMVDLPDGTAISALGQGTWNIGDDPARAADEVATLRAGIDLGLSLIDTAEMYGEGKSERLVARAIEEQRDRVFLVSKVYPHNASATGVAKSCAASFERLGTDHIDLYLLHWRGQHPLAETVEAFERLREAGKIRYWGVSNFDTDDMTELADLQSGRHCATDQVLYHPDERGIEFDLLPWCSAHAMPVMAYSPLGQAGRLLRSAALRKVGQRHGATPGQIALAWSLRSGKIIAIPKASSVAHVRENAAAAAIELTAQDLAEIDAAHPPPHARERLAML
- the smpB gene encoding SsrA-binding protein SmpB codes for the protein MAEPKKKSMLISHGIAAQNRKARFNYTILSTMEAGIVLRGAEVKSLRMGRATLTEAFAGERDGEMFLFNMYIPEYQGGVLSRFDTKGPRKLLLKRKEINTLIGAVARQGSTVVPLDVHFNPRGMAKVTLGIAEGRKQHDKRAAVAKRDWDRDKARLLRNR
- a CDS encoding lytic transglycosylase domain-containing protein, with amino-acid sequence MTRLTTLFAMVLALANADAPLARAAIVPAPPQPDPALVQIMNDVRSNDWSDAQTLAAAQPDRLLAKLVTYFRLLDPGEASEGEISAFMTRNPDWPEQGVLARRWSEALAADPDLATVRQQCARRMPVTAAGNAACAAAFNAVEPEKAGRFARRAWVEGYANPADATAFLGRFGPQLTPQTSWERFQNLALAGNDAAARATLPLLDTSDRVMASAWLAYASGTPDPVALAQLTNAQRATPILFFAALNAAPDPASKLALWQSLGPIAETQASGLARALFWGKQQSLARDLLGVNNFKGAYALVAAARPVSKPQMASRDFLAGFIALRFLNDPTLARPWFIALSHDSTAVITRARAFYWLAQTESGTAATADLVKAAAYPDTYYGQLAALQMGMTPAALGARIRAIANPPVTVAQEAGFAERDLPQAAVLLVEMGAPRRARAFLFRMAEVSPGFDARYLDARLADGIGQVSTAVMIARLAGVAGDMLVGLGWPIPPGLVPLDPPAGGVGPSVILSLIRQESSFDPGAMSGAGAEGLMQLMPGTARMIATQSGLGLPAAGLMGDPSANIALGSAYFSTLMSRFGNCLPLAIAAYNAGPRNVENWIATNGDPRLPAGNGGINMITWIELIPFAETRNYVQRVTEGIVVYRALEGKAARDPISRWLAK
- a CDS encoding competence/damage-inducible protein A — encoded protein: MSEPANPTAAILIIGNEILSGRTQDINVKFIAGRLAAIGHRLEEVRVVPDVPERIIRAVNELRAAYDNLFTTGGIGPTHDDITSECIAAAFGVPWEKHQPTWEAMETHLGPENFNAARQRMATLPRGAVPIPTSMTIAPGFSIGNVHVMAGVPRIMQSMFTALEPALGRGAPISMRAVHGIGVKEGSIAAGLGEIQARFAMLDLGSYPFYRDSGSGVAIVAKGTDDAALDAAIAEAESLIAGQGIVPIRGEPGAA
- a CDS encoding phosphatidylglycerophosphatase A family protein: MRRLATVASSGLGIGFAPWAPGTFGSLLGLLIGCLLLDHGHAPLAAGIVIASVIGLIAIPRTGRATEDPGWIVIDEVAGQMIALLGLPYLTGSGVLLAFLLFRLFDIRKPWPISLADARHDALGVMADDWIAGVFVLVILLVLRQIWPGVGL
- a CDS encoding DNA ligase-like domain-containing protein, with the protein product MTRRGLDWTHKFGTNVPDALKALAVDTAIIDGEIVVETRTGASDFSALQADLHDHRSDRFTFYGFDRWIHRLVGLGKRGGLAYSRRLS